Proteins encoded by one window of Mercenaria mercenaria strain notata chromosome 4, MADL_Memer_1, whole genome shotgun sequence:
- the LOC123552476 gene encoding uncharacterized protein LOC123552476 has product MASSSKDESSDEDLYGDIDDMYVSQSETESIPKPEDTLISDSQNKPDTSKPWTTSQSDMSDGNADDMNDLDLYDDLIAEEDRQKIESYQEIRFHLRTRQWQGFPHMQMTENTSFYVGVPFLLKGLRNRET; this is encoded by the exons ATGGCTTCTTCATCGAAAGATGAATCTTCAg ACGAAGACCTGTATGGAGATATTGATGACATGTACGTGAGTCAGTCAGAAACGGAGTCCATACCCAAGCCGGAGGATACTTTGATATCAGACTCACAGAATAAACCTGATACCTCAAAACCATGGACAACATCACAG TCTGACATGAGTGATGGTAACGCTGATGATATGAATGATCTTGACCTCTATGATGACCTTATTGCTGAGGAGGATCGTCAGAAAATTGAATCTTACCAGGAG attCGGTTTCATTTGAGGACGAGGCAGTGGCAGGGTTTTCCTCACATGCAGATGACAGAAAACACATCATTTTATGTTGgtgtgccatttttgttgaagGGTTTACGGAATAGAGAGACTTAG